Proteins encoded in a region of the Alosa sapidissima isolate fAloSap1 chromosome 19, fAloSap1.pri, whole genome shotgun sequence genome:
- the LOC121693661 gene encoding angiopoietin-related protein 7: protein MRLSLAHAPVRLALWLPWATVTVASLLLSDNLTGFHGDESGGTHRVSSGLMQCGEYSNEVMPNGQCRLMATLPQLAEQRCPDMFRCTDEVSYWLRENEERKQQVQDLKETISELQEELRSHRHRIKVLEMQHQARTGWNASLEQRFHTLEESYTEATALLQVHGSLIYDMQRQVRNLSMVVERVRRNPGCMINIVRTSPLLNAHEVLHPEVQHIRNCPIDCASLYYSGVHRSGVFTIVPSREGTPLEVYCDMETEGGGWTVIQRRQDGKVNFNRKWNEYKNGFGDLHTEFWLGNDHIHDLSSQGAYSLRIDLEDWNGKHKHAYYESFSTEDEEHQYRLHVTGFSGTVEDSFAWYHDKHSFSTPDTGNICAEISHGGWWYNQCFFANLNGVYYKGGRYSAKSKNLLGPDGIVWYTWKDSDYYSLKKVSMMIRPRTFRPRLSP from the exons ATGAGGCTCTCCCTGGCCCACGCGCCGGTCCGGCTCGCTCTGTGGCTGCCGTGGGCCACGGTGACGGTGGCGTCACTGTTGCTGTCGGACAACTTGACGGGCTTCCACGGGGACGAGAGTGGTGGCACGCACCGCGTGAGCAGCGGCCTCATGCAGTGCGGTGAGTACAGCAACGAGGTGATGCCCAACGGCCAGTGCCGCCTGATGGCCACGCTGCCGCAGCTGGCCGAGCAGCGCTGCCCGGATATGTTCCGCTGCACAGACGAGGTCTCGTACTGGCTGCGCGAGAACGAGGAGCGCAAGCAGCAGGTGCAGGACCTGAAGGAGACCATATCTGAGCTGCAGGAGGAGCTACGCAGCCACCGGCACCGCATCAAGGTGCTTGAGATGCAG CACCAGGCGCGTACGGGCTGGAACGCGTCGCTGGAGCAGCGCTTCCACACGCTGGAGGAGAGCTACACGGAGGCCACAGCGCTGCTGCAGGTGCACGGCTCTCTCATCTACGACATGCAGCGGCAGGTGCGCAACCTGTCCATGGTGGTGGAGCGCGTGCGCCGCAACCCCGGCTGCATGATCAACATCGTCCGCACCAGTCCGCTGCTTAATGCCCACGAGGTGCTCCACCCAG AAGTGCAGCACATCCGGAACTGCCCAATCGACTGTGCCTCGCTGTACTACAGTGGGGTCCACAGGTCTGGGGTCTTCACTATTGTCCCTTCACGAGAGGGCACACCTCTGGAGGTCTACTGTGACATGGAGACTGAAG GTGGTGGATGGACGGTGATCCAGAGGAGGCAGGACGGGAAGGTAAACTTCAACCGCAAGTGGAACGAGTACAAGAACGGCTTTGGGGATCTGCACACTGAGTTCTGGCTGGGGAACGACCACATCCACGACCTCTCCAGTCAGGGAGCCTACTCACTGCGCATCGACCTGGAGGACTGGAACGGCAAGCACAAGCATGCCTATTATGAGAGCTTTAG TACTGAGGATGAGGAGCACCAGTATCGTCTGCATGTGACTGGCTTTAGTGGCACAGTAGAGGACTCGTTCGCCTGGTACCATGACAAGCACAGCTTCAGCACCCCTGACACGGGCAACATCTGCGCTGAGATCTCCCATGGAGGATGGTGGTACAACCAGTGCTTCTTCGCCAACTTAAATGGAGTTTACTACAAG GGGGGGCGCTACTCTGCCAAAAGCAAGAATCTGCTGGGCCCTGATGGCATAGTGTGGTACACCTGGAAGGACTCAGACTACTACTCACTGAAGAAGGTGAGCATGATGATTCGCCCGCGGACATTCAGGCCTCGCCTTTCTccttga